In a single window of the Oscarella lobularis chromosome 2, ooOscLobu1.1, whole genome shotgun sequence genome:
- the LOC136183670 gene encoding protein-lysine N-methyltransferase EEF2KMT-like isoform X1, with amino-acid sequence MDPLRRAFWAMTPKWLAECRKVALKPDEQSSFIQSTVNDPLYAKYPPSARFARRFFKDIITKCEELDTEVIEDMYLIHSRLLQEEADTPSDNLHYRTYLMDEASITVKESDSAISQGTTGLQTWPAALHLAEWILENREYFDNRSVLELGCGAGLTGLVLLKTAKPARYIFTDHNDQVLQLLEQNLALNNLPDVSVEILEWGSNYARPVDIVLAADVVFDPTTIPHLVKTIYLVLSCEKGKSCALVSSAIRNKDTYAIFTTSLNGFGLSWEVLPEPKNSIFLYDKSSQIELIKITYLNF; translated from the exons ATGGATCCGCTGAGGCGAGCGTTTTGGGCAATGACGCCCAAATGGTTGGCTGAATGCAGAAAAGTTGCCCTGAAACCTGACGAGCAGAGCAGTTTTATTCAATCG ACGGTCAACGATCCTTTGTATGCCAAATACCCACCTTCTGCCCGTTTTGCACGACGGTTTTTTAAAGACATCATAACGAAG TGTGAAGAACTAGACACAGAAGTCATTGAAGACATGTATCTAATTCATTCCCGATTGCTTCAAGAGGAAGCAGACACCCCGTCAGATAATCTACATTACAGAACGTATCTGATG GATGAGGCATCCATTACAGTGAAGGAGAGCGACAGCGCTATTAGTCAAGGCACAACAGGCTTGCAAACTTGGCCAGCGGCGCTACACCTTGCTGAATGGATCCTCGAGAATCGAGAGTATTTTGACAATAG GTCCGTTCTTGAACTTGGTTGCGGCGCGGGATTGACCGGTCTGGTTCTGCTGAAAACAGCAAAACCAGCACGCTATATATTCACTGATCACAATGATCAAGTTCTGCAGCTTCTGGAGCAGAATTTAGCACTCAATAATCTCCCAG ATGTTTCCGTGGAAATCCTCGAGTGGGGATCAAACTACGCGCGACCGGTTGACATCGTTTTAGCGGCTGATGTCGTTTTTGATCCCACCACGATACCACATCTCGTTAAAACGATTTATCTCGTACTAAG TtgcgaaaaaggaaaatcgtGCGCTCTAGTTTCGTCGGCGATTCGAAATAAGGACACGTACGCGATTTTTACAACGAGTCTGA ATGGCTTTGGCTTGTCTTGGGAAGTTCTGCCTGAACCAAAAAACTCCATTTTCTTATATGACAAATCTTCGCAAATTGAACTCATAAAGATTACTTActtaaatttttaa
- the LOC136183668 gene encoding RNA-binding protein with serine-rich domain 1-like, which translates to MPRRSRSRSRDRRRRRSPSPRRRRGGRSRSRSRDRSGRGRDRKPPPSRSRARRSPSYTSSSGSSRSSSYSSSRSSRSSSSSRSSSSRSSSSSSRSPSPRSRRSRKTDTKKGSTTTTTKKTETKSDAAKAKSPGAQTKVAKTTSLVPKPPAPTTGPPRSPGKENSGPKDVAMTSPGRQKSPSTAVEKKSDLVPAAKKEKDDGAAKSTPSKVYVSRLSRNVTKDHLVEIFSVYGTVKSVDLPVDRATSVNRGYGYVEYETVADVEEAIKYMDGGQIDGLEVSAKKAIPPREISPKKTSPPPPPPSSSRGRRSSPSRRESSPGRRRGSPRRYRSPPSRYRRPYQRRSRSRSPRRRYSGRSPRRRSRSRSLPRRRRRRSASASSASSR; encoded by the exons AT GCCTCGAAGATCGCGAAGTCGCAGCCGAGaccgacggcgtcgtcgatcgccgtctcctcgccgccgtcgaggCGGCAGATCGCGCTCGAGAAGCCGCGATCGAAGCGGCAGAGGCCGCGATCGCAAGCCGCCACCGAGCCGATCCCGCGCACGACGCTCCCCATCCTACACGAGCAGCAGCGGCTCATCccgcagcagcagctatTCGTCGAGCCGTAGCTCGCGCagcagctcgtcgtcgcgatcgagctCGAGTCGCAGCTCGAGCAGctcgtcgcgttcgccgtcgccgcgttcGCGCCGATCGAGAAAGACGGACACGAAGAaaggatcgacgacgacgacaacgaagaaaacCGAAACGAAATCAGACGccgcgaaagcgaaaagtCCCGGAGCCCAAACGAAGGTGGCAAAAACGACTTCATTGGTTCCCAAGCCCCccgcgccgacgacgggGCCCCCACGTAGTCccggaaaagaaaacagcggCCCCAAAGACGtcgcaatgacgtcaccaggACGTCAGAAATCGCCGTCAACTGctgttgaaaaaaaatcggatTTAGTAccggcggcgaaaaaggaaaaagacgatggagccgcgaaatcgacgccgtcgaaggTCTACGTGAGCCGATTGAGTCGGAATGTGACTAAGGATCATCTCGTTGAAATATTCAGCGTTTACGGTACCGTAAAATCCGTAGATCTTCCCGTAGATCGCGCCACGTCCGTCAATCGCGGTTACGGCTACGTGGAATACGAAACCGTAGCGGACGTCGAGGAAGCGATCAAATACATGGACGGGGGGCAAATCGACGGGTTAGAAGTGTCggcgaagaaagcgattccGCCGCGCGAAATATCgccgaaaaagacgtcgccgccgccgccgccgccgtcatcgtcgcgaGGTCGACGGAGTTCGCCCTCGCGACGGGAATCGTCTCCCGGACGAAGACGGGGGTCGCCTAGGAGATATCGAtctccgccgtcgcgatATCGACGGCCGTATCAGAGACGGAGTCGGTCTCGgtcgccgcggcgacggTATTCGGGTAGGTCGCCGCGGAGACGGTCGAGATCGAGGAGTTTGCcgcggagacgacggcggagaTCGGCTTCCGCTTCGTCCGCTTCTTCCAGGTAG
- the LOC136183670 gene encoding protein-lysine N-methyltransferase EEF2KMT-like isoform X2, producing the protein MDPLRRAFWAMTPKWLAECRKVALKPDEQSSFIQSTVNDPLYAKYPPSARFARRFFKDIITKCEELDTEVIEDMYLIHSRLLQEEADTPSDNLHYRTYLMDEASITVKESDSAISQGTTGLQTWPAALHLAEWILENREYFDNRSVLELGCGAGLTGLVLLKTAKPARYIFTDHNDQVLQLLEQNLALNNLPDVSVEILEWGSNYARPVDIVLAADVVFDPTTIPHLVKTIYLLRKRKIVRSSFVGDSK; encoded by the exons ATGGATCCGCTGAGGCGAGCGTTTTGGGCAATGACGCCCAAATGGTTGGCTGAATGCAGAAAAGTTGCCCTGAAACCTGACGAGCAGAGCAGTTTTATTCAATCG ACGGTCAACGATCCTTTGTATGCCAAATACCCACCTTCTGCCCGTTTTGCACGACGGTTTTTTAAAGACATCATAACGAAG TGTGAAGAACTAGACACAGAAGTCATTGAAGACATGTATCTAATTCATTCCCGATTGCTTCAAGAGGAAGCAGACACCCCGTCAGATAATCTACATTACAGAACGTATCTGATG GATGAGGCATCCATTACAGTGAAGGAGAGCGACAGCGCTATTAGTCAAGGCACAACAGGCTTGCAAACTTGGCCAGCGGCGCTACACCTTGCTGAATGGATCCTCGAGAATCGAGAGTATTTTGACAATAG GTCCGTTCTTGAACTTGGTTGCGGCGCGGGATTGACCGGTCTGGTTCTGCTGAAAACAGCAAAACCAGCACGCTATATATTCACTGATCACAATGATCAAGTTCTGCAGCTTCTGGAGCAGAATTTAGCACTCAATAATCTCCCAG ATGTTTCCGTGGAAATCCTCGAGTGGGGATCAAACTACGCGCGACCGGTTGACATCGTTTTAGCGGCTGATGTCGTTTTTGATCCCACCACGATACCACATCTCGTTAAAACGATTTATCTC TtgcgaaaaaggaaaatcgtGCGCTCTAGTTTCGTCGGCGATTCGAAATAA